Proteins encoded by one window of Lathyrus oleraceus cultivar Zhongwan6 chromosome 1, CAAS_Psat_ZW6_1.0, whole genome shotgun sequence:
- the LOC127115235 gene encoding LEAF RUST 10 DISEASE-RESISTANCE LOCUS RECEPTOR-LIKE PROTEIN KINASE-like 1.2, translating into MAKVSSQMQLAFTVIITFIFLPLFFSQFLVTADQMYTSSCKPFSCGTFTNLKYPFWNVNTQPSYCGHPQFKLECQKGHLIIEINSQKFYILSINQSSQLLRISREDFYDIDPNHKKYCPKDYINVDVDSHFFNYTSNNENYTALYECGHLLQHLILEISDGFVCRKKDMMQAVYVVSNSKLSDFVTMNCKNRITIPGIKNTSTNSSDVVMGFLNKGFEVRWSGVGEEKCRACMRSGATCGFDRSKIEVTCLFKRSATAKVVVAGAWNLKKKLLVGGISAVLLTLAMIAIIYIYWRRHNNHYAGSYAQSVKLTSHPSRQESQRFDRNQYFGVQYFTCDDLKAATNDFSDQIGDGASGDVFYGELPDGRRIAVKKISDNGRLDLFLNELETLSYLSHPNLVSLYGCTSSRGPDLMLVYEYVTNGTVYEHLHGDRETHENLPWSTRMNIAVETASALKYLHASNIIHRDIKTSNILLDANFHVKLADFGISRIFPSDQSHVFTNPVGTRGYVAPEYQNHRELTHKSDVFNFGVVLVELITSIPAYDACTPDTNLHKIATTRIQNQTMHELVDNTLGYDLDSDVEEMVNLVIELAGQCLHGSREARPTMHEVLIALQDIQRVGQNDMQHADVDIQGPTDEIELLAQSTTT; encoded by the exons atggcaaaagtttctTCTCAAATGCAACTAGCTTTTACTGTCATCATCACATTTATCTTCCTCCCACTTTTTTTTAGTCAATTTCTGGTTACTGCAGATCAAATGTACACATCTTCTTGTAAACCTTTTAGCTGTGGTACTTTCACTAATTTAAAGTATCCTTTTTGGAATGTGAACACCCAACCAAGTTATTGCGGACATCCCCAATTCAAACTTGAGTGTCAAAAAGGTCACTTGATTATTGAAATTAATTCACAAAAATTTTATATTCTTTCCATAAATCAAAGCTCTCAACTTTTGAGGATTTCAAGAGAGGACTTTTATGATATTGATCCTAATCATAAAAAATATTGTCCTAAGGATTATATCAATGTGGACGTGGATTCACATTTTTTCAACTACACTTCAAATAATGAAAACTATACTGCATTATATGAGTGTGGtcatcttcttcaacatttgatTTTAGAAATTTCTGATGGTTTTGTTTGCCGAAAAAAGGACATGATGCAGGCTGTCTATGTAGTCTCAAATTCTAAATTGTCTGATTTCGTTACCATGAATTGTAAAAATAGAATCACAATTCCTGGAATAAAAAACACTTCTACCAATTCCTCGGATGTCGTGATGGGATTTTTAAACAAAGGATTTGAAGTTAGGTGGAGCGGGGTGGGGGAGGAAAAATGTCGTGCTTGCATGAGATCAGGTGCGACATGTGGCTTTGACAGATCAAAAATTGAAGTTACATGTCTCTTCAAGAGATCTGCGACAGCCAAAG TGGTTGTTGCTGGAGCATGGAATTTGAAGAAGAAACTCCTTGTTG GTGGTATTTCTGCTGTGTTGCTAACACTGGCTATGATTGCAATCATATATATTTATTGGCGCCGACACAATAACCACTACGCTGGATCATATGCACAATCTGTGAAACTGACTTCTCATCCTTCGAGACAAGAAAGTCAACGATTTGATAGAAATCAATATTTTGGTGTTCAGTACTTTACATGTGATGATCTTAAGGCCGCAACAAATGATTTTTCAGACCAAATAGGAGATGGGGCCAGTGGGGATGTATTTTATG GAGAACTACCTGATGGTCGACGCATTGCGGTTAAAAAGATTAGTGACAACGGCAGACTTGATCTATTCCTCAATGAGCTTGAAACCCTATCCTATCTGTCTCATCCAAATCTGGTATCTTTATATGGATGTACATCTTCAAGAGGTCCTGATCTTATGCTTGTATATGAATACGTTACCAATGGAACTGTATATGAACATCTTCATGGTGACAGAGAAACACATGAAAATCTACCGTGGAGCACAAGAATGAATATTGCGGTGGAAACAGCTAGTGCATTGAAGTATCTTCATGCTTCTAATATTATCCATAGGGATATCAAAACTAGCAATATTCTTCTTGATGCTAATTTTCATGTTAAATTAGCAGATTTTGGAATATCACGCATTTTTCCATCAGACCAAAGCCATGTCTTTACTAATCCAGTAGGGACTCGTGGTTATGTAGCTCCTGAATACCAAAACCACCGTGAACTTACTCATAAAAGTGATGTATTCAACTTTGGAGTGGTATTGGTTGAGCTTATAACATCTATCCCTGCTTATGATGCTTGTACACCTGACACAAATCTTCATAAAATTGCTACCACGAGAATCCAAAATCAAACAATGCATGAACTTGTGGACAATACCCTTGGATATGATTTGGATTCCGATGTCGAGGAAATGGTAAATCTCGTGATAGAGCTAGCTGGTCAGTGTCTACATGGATCCCGAGAGGCTAGACCTACCATGCATGAAGTTTTAATAGCTTTACAGGATATTCAGCGTGTGGGTCAGAATGACATGCAACATGCTGACGTGGACATACAAGGCCCTACTGATGAAATTGAGCTGTTAGCACAATCCACCACCACCTAA